ctggcgtcgTGCGGGGCACTCGTTTTCTCGGTGTTGTCCACATTCTCGCCGGCGGTGTGGGTGCTGATTGCGACGCGCTTCCTCGTTGGTATTTTGTGAGTGTAGCGAtggcccggcgacggcgacctCTGGAgtccgtggccggccggcagtaATTCGTTTTTCGACCCGCCCAAACAGTGTTTCGGGCAATGCGGCCACCTCGTACGCGTACCTGGCCGAGTTCCACGGTGAGGCCAGCCGGGCCCGCGTGATATCGTGGGCGGCCATGTTCATGGCGATCGGGCTCATCTTCCTGCCGACGCTGGCCTGGGCGATCATACCGCTGGAGGGCCGCTTCGACCTGCGGCTGTTCGGGTTGCGCTACGCCATGTGGCGCGTCTACCTGCTGCTTTGCTCGCTCGATCTCATCCTCATCATCGCCGGTCTGCTGTTCCTGCCCGAGAGTGGAAAGTTTCTGCTAATcaacggccaccgggagaAAGTGCGGCAAATTTTGGTGCGAATCTATCGCTACAATCGgcgcgaaccggaacacgTGAGTgtactactactgctgctactactattCCACCTTGCATTGTCCATAGAGAGCAGCGGCCCCGCTGGCGCAGAAGCATGTGGTTGTGGTTGCGCGGCGCCTTAGAGAACCCGCTGGGAAACGGCCGGTGTTCAGTTCAGGGTGCCCAGGGTGTGAACAGAAAGAGGCGGTGGAAAGCAGGTGGAGCGACTAATAGTTTCCGTAGCCGGGGCCCCGTCCATATAGCCGGCAAACGGTACCGTACAAAATGACGATAATCATGCGCCCGTAATTGCATTGCGAGTGGGAAGTGAGAAAGCGTGTGGCGCCAATTCGAGGGATTTTGCCAAATTAACAATAGCTCTCCTTTAAgaaccccctccccccggcgCGCCTGCAGCGTGACCCTTCGGCCATCCCACGGCCATCTGACTAAAGCCAGGCTAGGGAGGAAGTGATTGAACTAAttggttccattgtttttggcCCGCTTAGAGCCCGCTGAGCCGGCTAAGCTCGGTACTTTCCAAATAGCCCAGATACAGACACCTAAATACACACAGAAGCAACAACCTTATAGCCGCCAGGTGCATGCAGCAAATGCATCCCCACGTTGCATCCCGTTCGCTATCTCGTTCTCATTCTCCGTTGCGTCTCCTTCCAGACATTCCCGGTCCAGGAGGTGCACCTCGATCCGATGGACAAAGCGTACGCCGATGAGCTGCAACGCCGGGCCAACCTGGGCCTCCGCTACGTCTGCCAGCAGATCGCGCCCTTATTCCGCGCACCGCTGCTGCTCCACACGCTCAAGGCGTCGGCGCTGATGTGCGGGCTGTTTGCCGCGTCGTCCGGCCTGTTCCTGTGGATCCCGGATATACTAAACACGTACGTGCAGCACACGGACATGAAGCTGTGCGACGTGATAGCGATGGTGCACGAGAGTCGagcggccgccggccacacCCAGGATGGCCAACCCGCAGACATCTGTCCGATCGCGATCAATGCGAAtatcttcatcatcaccgcccTGATGGGGGTCGTATTTTTGCTGTGCTACGTCCTCAACGGGTTCATCATCAACCTGGTCGGTGCGAAAGCGCTTCTAAgtaagtgtgtgtgtgtgagcgGTAAGTCGTGCGCTAATGCGCTCTACGCATGCGTCTGACGACCTACCCGGTAATTGTCGGGAGACACCTTTCCTCGTAGCATACCTTCTGAAGAtttcataaaatgaaatgtgaaatgaaatggGGCGACGAAGTCGAACGACCCTCGACCGAATCACCTTGGAAGCGAAGAAATCATCGCGTAGAAAGGCGAAACGTCAAAAGTTCAATGTCACACAGTTATCCTAATATCTCAATGTAAGTGTGTCTTGACATATCTTGCCAGTTTCGCAACGGGCGGCGCAGCTGACAAGACGCGACACGACGCGTTTGCGTTATCAGCATGGTGGTACTGCTTTTCGCTGCTCCCCGGGCTCCATCTCGAAAACAATGAATATCGCACTTCCCACAATGCTCCCGGTTGCTAGGAAAAGCATTGCTGCGTCTTGTCCCAACGCTAGAAAACTCACCAGCAATCACTACCACCGCTGGCGGGGCACAAACATTAATGTGTTCTGTTCCATTCCACGGTAGCTGGTTTTCCTCGCTCCGCATCATTCGACCGATACTGATGACGCGGGGAGATTGTTGATGATTAATGTAGCTTCCCTTCGTCCGCAGACTCGTGGTTCGTGGTGTGCGGCATCTGCGGCATCGCCGTGCTATGGACATCCGATTTCTTTCTGACGCTGGTACTGATCGCCGCTTTCGACGCATCTGGCTGCCTCGGCGGTATCCTCAGCGCAATATCGGTCGACCTATTTCCGACTAATTACCGGTAGGCTCTTTCTCTTGCTCTTCCTCCACTCTCGCTCTAGCCCGCTGCTCGCCTATTCGTTTCATTGTTACTTTTACTGTACATCCCAACACGCCCCCCCCATTGCACTCCAATCGACGTGTTCcttcgacaacgacgatgacgacttTGATGACGACCGTAAAGAAGATTGTTGCCGATGCCGctagttttgcttttcaatgtCCCCAGTCCCGTTGTACTGTGGCCGCTTTGCGAACATTGCGTTCTATTCTTAAAGATTCCCAGGTTTCCCAATTCTGCCTTCTGCCGGAAACACGAATTGTATCATCTTGGACATTTGGCCTATGGaccatttacatttacaaGACCAACAAGTTCCTAACACACCTATTTCGCTGTTAACACGCTCTACAAACTCTCAACCTCTGCTTCTCCCTACCAACCAATATATCTTTAACCGTCTCGATCTCACACACTTTCTCGCCCTCAAATATATCCGGCTCCGATCTTTAATTCATCATCTGTTTTTGAAACGGTACTCGTCATCCACCGGCAACTAGGGCAATGGCAATGTGCCTGATACTGATGATCGGCCGGTTGGGCGCAATGGCCGGCAGCAACCTGATCGCCTATCTACTCAGCATCAACTGCGCTCTGATCTTTTATCTATTCGGCGGTCTACTGCTCAGTAAGTTATCCCGGGCTTATGCTAAGCATCACAGTACGAGTGtagcacaaaacaaacatcaaaatgGTAACCAGGCTAGCCCACACAACATGGTCCTGCATCCATAGAGCCGCTACTGCGGTTTAACTGTAGCATTTTTGTTATTCGCAATTTTCACCTCTCTCGGTGGAGGACTCTGGTCTCTGGTTGTGGTTtaactgtttctttttctttttctttttccctcccGGATGATGGCCATAACTTCATATTGACACGGCATTCCGACATCCTGTCCATCACCAACTGTTGCGTATAATACGTTGCAGTATGTGCATTAATTGGGTCGACCTTAACTGGCTAGCCGTAACAGCAAAGcgttaagagaaaaaaaaatatggaaaccTACCATTTACAGAACAGAGATTCTCTTGATGGGTAGATGCTGCGGAAAGGAACTGCGACTAATACCGCAGACGATCTTGCACGCGTTTCTAAAACTCCGCCTATCATTATAGGCCAGTACATTTTTCCAAGTTAAATAGTTaaatgaagaaaactttcaccAGGCGATTCTTCAATTAGATCGATTTCGTACAAACGGAGCCATCATAATCGCTACATTATTAACCAACAAACTGGTACACTTTAATAGATTCAACTTTCGATAGAACGTGAAGGTAGATTCCGTGATTCTCGTGTCGCTTAGTAGCTCAAATCAGTTCTAAAGTGTTTCTTAAAAACAGtgataacaaaaaacaacccgaGAGACTGTCTGGTGCTATCTTTCAAGTTACTCGAATGACTGATTCAAATGATTTACGTtatatttttgccatttgaATCAACAGGATAAGTAGCATGAAAAGCTTAATTAAAAGGACATGAATTACCATGAAAAGCTTAAtatgaataaaaatatttcctggaaaaccaaaacccgCCAAAGAAAACCCCATACACCCCAATGAAAAATATaccaaaacggaaacggaaacgaacgaagcggaTTACAGATAATATATACTCATCATTAAGTTTGCCATTTGAGTACAGGTGGTACTTCTAACACCGCGAACCACAATAAATCTGTTTGCAGGCAAAAGATATGGCAGGCCGCATCTTTTCAGTAAAAGCTGAACGTTGTATTAAGAAATTTGTGAAATTCGATCCACCGCCTTGAAACACAGtctaaattaatttattgtaaacAATTTACTTATAATGCTTTTAAAATCTATCTAGCTTTTTTGATACAATCCGAATCGTATACACTGTACTTTACGCATGTATTTATGTAGCTGTACAACTGGGTTATGTTTGCTTGATTCAGTGGGGAAATTCTATCATGCAGTACGggataaattgatttcaacTTACCTTAGTTCTCCGTCCGCAGTAGACATGCGAAACAGGTACAGGGTATGAGCAGTaaacgaagcataaactgACAATCGTGCTTCGATTACGTTTGCCATTTCACTAGTACTATTGCAAAATGTAAACTAACTTAGTTAATCTGCTCTATCACTGATTACTAACACTCTCTCCTACCTCTCTTATCAGCGGGGAAAATGATGCAAGAACCACAAAGGGCGCAATCACAATGATATGTCGATTTTGTTTAGCTGTTTCCCTGTGGACGATCGGTGTTGTCATCTTCGCCGAGTATACTGTATCATCCGTGCAGTCCAACACACCACACCTTTTGAATTTACCATATGTTTTTTACTTTCGCGTCTCATCATCGGTAGCACGGCACGCTTCGTTCACCAGCCGATTAAAGCTAGGGGCATCATCGGCATAAATGTGATGTCCAGAGTTTTCAATCACTTGCACATTCACGTAGCTGCCCACGCGCAGCTCCTTGAGCGTATTAATAGGCCCGGTACGCATCACCCACGATTGAGCCCCGTACAGCATGGTGATCGGTACGGTCGGCTTCACGTTCACAATACGATGTATCATCGGGTTTTTGGCCCAACCGAAGTCCTTCATCATCGTGTGGAAAGCCGCTTCGCCGCTGAAATTTGTAAGGTGTAAGGTGTATGGCCAtaacaaatgaaaacagaaTGAAGCAGGATCTTACGTTGGACGCTGCGCGTTGCACTGGTGGATGTAGTTGGAAATGTCTGTTCCATCAGCGATAGTGCCGGTAAATTTTTCCACAATATCGCCCCTGAAGCGGTTCACGAGCGAGGCACCGTAAGGTCCAGCCACCCTAATCGGCCACAGCGGGTTCAGCATCTTCGACACTGCGATAATTGGCTTCACCCACGTGCGAATTTTTACCGTACTTTCGAAATCCTCTGGCTTCTCCGGAAAGCCCCATGGATCGGCAACAATCAGATGGCGTAGGCGCTCTGGATACGACAGAGCATAGCTCGCGGCCAAGAATCCTCCCATGGAGTGACCCAACAAGACCATTTCATTAAGGTCCACCTCCCGACGCCAGTCCTCGATCGACTTTACCAGCTGCTTCTCTACAACCATCGCATCGTTGTCGAACGAGGGCCGCGAGCTACGCCCAAATCCAAGTACATCGATAGCGTATACAGGTCGCTCGCGCGCCAGCTCTTCGAGATTTAATACCCACAACGCTACTCCAGCACCAAGTCCATGCAGCAGCACGAGTGGAGTGTTTGGTGAATCCGTGTTCAGCCCGATTGTCCATATTTTGTCCTCTTCGCCCACACAGCGCCCGATATTGACGAACCTTCCCCAATACGGGGTTTTGTTGTCTGGAATGCAATGAGTTAACATTATGACAATGACTTGCAACTATTGCAAGGTATGACGTCAGCTTACATGAAAGAATCCGCTTTTCGAGTGTCCGTAACATATCGAATGAAGACCGTGTCCACCAGTTACACCAACTGGAAAGCAGAACAACCGAGTGAGTTTCATTCCCTAAGGATCGTTCATGTTTATTCGATGGCACAACAACAGAGGACGGTTTTGCGCATCGATTGAAAGATGAAATTCAAAAAACAATCCAACCATTGCAAGCCCCCTCAAGGGCACGAAATTAAATAGAACTAGCACACCTTACCTTTCCTCTTTCGGACCGGTGGAAGATTCACCTTCGCCGATGTGTTGCGATGATTGTCTTCCTGTAGTTGCTGTAACTGTTGCCATGCTGATTGGAGAGATGTTAAACAAAAATACTATAAGCGGCGTGATTCACGTTATGACGTGTTGTCGTTGGTATTATAGTGACTTTGAGCGCGCTATGAACTGCCCCGACTCTCTGCTGCGGCGCATGTTTTATACATCGCCAACATAATTCCTATCAAATAGCTAATAAGTGATTTGTTGCCAGAATCTAGTCAAGGTTATTACTAAGATCATTCTAATACAGATTGAAGCAAAAGATTTCTGGCTTGGTTCGTTAAGTATCAATAATCATTCTATCTGTCCGGCCATATGAAGCGCGAATAAACgttctggcatttcagataaatgccaaactgtttgcgccTGTGTCAAAACGATTATGTGTCGGCTGtggcgtaaacccgagcgtaaacactgtttgcatacgctttgtttACGTATGCTTTTGTTTGGTGTAagataatgtaagttcttatttgctggtatagcaacaaaatctaaaacaacagaaaaaaatattcagaaatcaatttatttctctttgatttatgttttcttggatcaaaaacacgaatgtttgacatttcgtttttatatttttgctgccacacgcaACGTAAAGGATCTGACGTTTTCACGCTCCAAATTACGAACCGTGTAGCGAACTGCACGGTATGAACTGCCTCGAGACGTAAACGTATGCTTCCACCATCACCAATACTACTGAAATCTATTTTTACAAATATTCAGccgaaaaaggcaaaaactGACGTAAATTGTTCGTtcttaattaaatgaaaactgaaaaaaaggtttttgTTCTATTAGATCAAGGAATAAGCCATAACATGAGAGGATAGAACTAAACCCACAACACACCCCGCAGACGTTGTTGGTGAAGACGGCAATAGTTCTTATACTGGGGCCACACCAGGCGTAagaactagcgtaaaattaatttgtaatgtcaaaccgtttacgcttcgtgtggcagcaaaaatataaaaacgaaatgtcaaacgtgtttacgttcgtgtttttggtccgagaaaataaattgggaaataaatatatttctgaatatatttttctggttttttcgattttgttgctatatcagcaaataagaacttaaataATCCTcttgtaagcaaagcgtatgcaaaaagtatttacgcctcggccgagccgtaaacgttttgacagaagcgcagcagtttggcattaatctgtaatgtcaaaaacattacgttacgcctcatggAGCTCCCCAGTTAGAATTTTGCCAACGAACCTAAACCTAACCCAAGCCATAAATCTCTTCTTTAACCTGCCCTACAGTAATCTTACTGGGGCggcagacgaagcgcaaatcgtaccgcaaaaacgtcatttcgtttgcgcttcgtgtgacagcaaaaatataaaaacgaaatgtcaaacgtgtttacattcgtgtttttggtccgagaaaaccaaattgatttttgaatattttttttcttttttacgattttgttgctatacgagcaaataagaacatatattatcctctgtttgtaaacaaagcgtttgctaacgggttttgcggtcggccgacacataaacgttttggcagacgcgcaacagtttggcattaatctgaaatgtcaaaaacgtttcgttgcTCATCGTGTGGTCGGACAATTAGGAATTACCTGTAGCTATCACGAGGGGCTAGAGTTTGTACTAGAAAGGAAAGTTAAATCTCCTATATAACAACGCTTGCAAAAGCTGCGAACATTTTAGAAACATCGAGCAAAGAACATCTTTAAGCACTTCAACTGCAACCTGaatggcttgaaaaatgtATGAAGGATAGTAAATCCTGATTTATTGAACATTACGTACGACAATTTTCTGTCCAAAATTCCTCGAATCCAAACTCTCTGCTTCCTGGTTTGTTGACGGTGGCTTTGTTAGAGACAATTTGTAAACGGCGATACTTTTGACAGCCTGGCTGAAAGCTTGAAATGTAAGCAAGAAGGAACCAGTAGTGGACCAAACCGCTCACATATCTCATACAATCTGTCACGTATCTCGCACTTGAGCTCAGGCCGTGATTGGCCCAAAcgtgaattttttttttcgctcgctcctTTTGCCtacgttcttttttccgtttcatggATTCTGAGATACAGCGATCATCGTTCTCGATCACCGATCAGGTACACTACTACGAGATCACCAAATTATGCTGTGCATGGGATGAGTTGTATGTGACAAGGGATGGTATAGAATTACCGGCAGCgaaagcattttaaaattCCTCACAGTTCGAAATAAACTCGCACCCTTCGCTTTCCTCGAGTGTAACTTATTCTTATAAGAGGACCATAAAATCAACATCCGACGATGGATGTTTTCGCGGGACATCATTTGATTGCTTCGGCACGCCCACGCCTCGGAGGATACCAAATATACCGCGTAACCTATTAGTTAGACAAAAGCAAAGTAAATCGAACATTTCTTGTTTATTGTATCTACACACGCGGGATGTGTTTGTTATTGAATCGACTTATCCATGTTTGCCATACGGGATGGTTAACAATCGCAAGGTGCATACGAATTGCTCGATGACCTTGGGTCAACTATCTCGTATGAAAAaccaaatatgaaaaactcaATATCGATCTTAGTCGAATACACAAACCCATAttcaattgattgattttggttGGGTGTTAAGATTATTAATAACAACATTAAACTTTAATCAACGATTGAATTGACactacttaattttttttcgctgtaGCTTGTATGTTTTAGTGTGCAGTATTCCGATTTCATTCCATATCGCAGCAGAAAATTTAATGTGTATAGCTGCTATGTTCAGAAGTATCTATGTGTGCATATACGCGCACGCGTGTGGGTGTATGCTATGTGAAATGTAAATTGTTAAAAATCATGAAACATGAGTGTAAGGAGTGGCAGAGTCAAGGAATCTTCAAGCTTCAGTcttcttttcgattttttttccaatgtTTTTGACGTTGCAGCCAGTAAGACTCCGTGGACTCCCTTGCACTGATATCTGAAACAACACAATTAAGCCTACATCCCCTTGAACTCTCTTTCTTTGATTGTTTCTCTTATTCAGCCTATGATTAGGATTTTGCCCTCGTTAATCTCGCATAAGCTGCCGTCAGTGCCAACTAGTTgccaataaatattttcaagcACTGCGTTTCGGAGTGGCGTTGGCAGTATCAGTATAGCTCCCAGGCATTGGGGACTTTGTAAATAGAGTTCATGTGCAAACGTTCATACATGTGTTTGTTCTTTTAATCCGCCAGCAAACAGCAATACTGGCGAAAATAATGGATAGTGAATCAAGACATTGCCACAGCTCCAGCCACTCGCACCCGTAAAATGGGTGGGCTCATTAAAAGCGAGGTAACAAATGATGAGAGATGATTggttatttttaattgaatcaaaaagGTTTAGAGTTTGCTACATTAATTTCTATGCTGAACAATGCCGATGGAGAACTATGTATTTGGCTTACAATACAACGCTAATTACATGCCCGGGCCATGTAGcctgttgttgatttttggtAGTGTACGTTCTGTTTCTTATTCATTCATATGGCAACCTACGCCGCGGTTCCTATGCTATTATTGGAACTTTAGTTGCATTAAGTCAAACTGTGATTTGACTGCATGTACGCCATCAGAGTTGTGTACACACGTACGAGGTTCAGGAGCATGACCGAGCGGAGACTGTACGATTGTGTGATTTGAACTCCACATGTCATCAGTGTGTTGGTTAGCGCGATGAGTAGCGCCACACTGTTCGTACGTGTTGGTGCAATGTTATTGAAAATAGCtgccaaaaaggcaaaactCCCTGGCAGTTCCGCATCGACGAAAGGTAACATAACGCATTTCGAATGTTGTCTACGTTTGTGAAGACTTTTACCCGTGCCGACGTGCATTGAGCACCACCGTTCGGCAAACGGAGCTAACGCAGTGGAGAAACGACGAAGCAACGGCCAAAGGATTGTTCATTTCTCCGGTGCCTTGTGTCGTGTTTGTATTGTTCGGTTTATTTCACAAAACGATGTGTAAATCAAGAAAGTGATACAGGAGAGAAGATAGCAACCAGAGGATTAGTGATGGTGCGTTAATTTTCTTATGATTTGCTGTTGTTACGTTCTGGTTCGTATGATGGATGCGTTGTCCATTCACTTATGCCTGCCTTTTCAATATCGAGATCGTTCTTTAGTGTGCGTACATGTAATGAATACatgcacacgcgcgcgcatgtgtgtgtATTTTCCCTTCTTCGGCCACGTACTGAGCAATGATGCATCAGTGCACTTTATTCGATGCATAGAACAGCAATCAATCGTAGAGCATACCATTCCTAACCTAGATCAATTGAACTAAACCGCCATCAACCCAAACAATAGATTGGAGTGAAACCAACTAAACAATCCTTGTTCAGGCAAACCTCCATCAACTCATACTTAGCAGCTCCATTTGTCGTTTCCCGCAGTTAAACAGAAAGAGTTATGCGTTTGTATGAAGATGTATGAATAAGTTCCGAGAAAAGTTTCATTTGGTGATTTTGTGAAAAGTCGATTTCTGTCATACTTTGTGTGCCTGTAGTGTTCGTCGTTTTGTTGCCGTCACATGCGGCGCTACAGCGATcaatgttttacattttaatttgttttgtttgtttttcatagtGCTCGTTTACTTTCCAGCATAATGTTAATTCTAAAAGATTCTGGCGTCAGCTACCACTTGGCGCTACTCGTTGTGCTTATCAACCCTACACTCTAACTCCAGCCATGGAACATTGTTGCTGTGTTGATGTTGTAGACTTCGAGCGCTAAGCGACCAACGAACGATGGTTACTATTGGTTGGTAGATattggttatttattttaaaaaccaAATAAGAAACAAGCTAGTGCAATAGTGTGTTCGTGGGTCGGTCCGCGACGTTGTGTTATGTGTGTGTATTtcggtgaaaaagaaatcatcatAAAATCTAATGGATGTGGCGTTGTTAGCAAGTAAGAGCTGCTAGCGGGATTTTTTAAACAGGCAATTTGAGTTTTAAATGagttttcaaacgaaaaaatttaaacaagtCGCACGCTCCGAATTTCACCTTAAAATCCATCAACAAAGATGATATAGTCGTGCAGCGATATCATTCGTGCATGTATGTATGCATGCATGCATTCGGAATTAACATTCCCAAACCTTCGTTCCCCCTTACCCGACAAGGGTCATCCTTTTAACTGAGTTTGCTGGCAAAGGATTAAAATGTCAAAGTGGAACAAACCGCAAGGTGTGGTTGTGCCGCTGGAGTCGCTGTTGAAGGAGCGCCGTAAAGAGAACTGTCCAGCGCCCCGACGTTCTGCCGGGCTCGTTGGCCGTTGGGGCATTACGAGTTTCACGTCCATACGCAACAGAAATTACGGTGAGTTGTACGCGACATTTCCAATTTAGCTTCTACTCGACGAAATGAACTGTTATGCCAATTTTTATTGCTGTTACAGTTGCCGATTACAACAATGTGGATTTAAAGGAGTCGCTCGAGCTGGCGACAACCGATACGTCGGAAAGTATGGTCAACTTACTAACACCGGTTCAGGATGCGGTCCGACCACGAAAATTCTTCAAAAGCCGCAATATCGTACCACCACTTCAAATACCGACggatcaccatcaccaacaacaaggGATGGTGGTAGAAGGGGTGTCATTCGGTGCACCGCCCGATGCGTTCAACAACTTGCATCACAATCATCCGTTAGAGAATTCGAACTCCTCAACTCCACCTCAGCCACCGCAGTACTACCAACCATTATCGGCAGCTGCTACACCGCAGCT
Above is a genomic segment from Anopheles bellator chromosome X, idAnoBellAS_SP24_06.2, whole genome shotgun sequence containing:
- the LOC131214059 gene encoding synaptic vesicle glycoprotein 2C isoform X1, whose amino-acid sequence is MGAPDQQNVESGRSGAAERDLPKVVVVGVGSSEPVPVQTQAHTYSEALEIAGRGRFHTILLFVTGCCLMSVVNETVNVGFIISAAECDLQLTYTDKGLLNGAAFLGVVASSLVWGFLSDTWGRRKVLLLASCGALVFSVLSTFSPAVWVLIATRFLVGIFVSGNAATSYAYLAEFHGEASRARVISWAAMFMAIGLIFLPTLAWAIIPLEGRFDLRLFGLRYAMWRVYLLLCSLDLILIIAGLLFLPESGKFLLINGHREKVRQILVRIYRYNRREPEHTFPVQEVHLDPMDKAYADELQRRANLGLRYVCQQIAPLFRAPLLLHTLKASALMCGLFAASSGLFLWIPDILNTYVQHTDMKLCDVIAMVHESRAAAGHTQDGQPADICPIAINANIFIITALMGVVFLLCYVLNGFIINLVGAKALLNSWFVVCGICGIAVLWTSDFFLTLVLIAAFDASGCLGGILSAISVDLFPTNYRAMAMCLILMIGRLGAMAGSNLIAYLLSINCALIFYLFGGLLLICALIGSTLTG
- the LOC131214059 gene encoding synaptic vesicle glycoprotein 2C isoform X2; protein product: MGRSGAAERDLPKVVVVGVGSSEPVPVQTQAHTYSEALEIAGRGRFHTILLFVTGCCLMSVVNETVNVGFIISAAECDLQLTYTDKGLLNGAAFLGVVASSLVWGFLSDTWGRRKVLLLASCGALVFSVLSTFSPAVWVLIATRFLVGIFVSGNAATSYAYLAEFHGEASRARVISWAAMFMAIGLIFLPTLAWAIIPLEGRFDLRLFGLRYAMWRVYLLLCSLDLILIIAGLLFLPESGKFLLINGHREKVRQILVRIYRYNRREPEHTFPVQEVHLDPMDKAYADELQRRANLGLRYVCQQIAPLFRAPLLLHTLKASALMCGLFAASSGLFLWIPDILNTYVQHTDMKLCDVIAMVHESRAAAGHTQDGQPADICPIAINANIFIITALMGVVFLLCYVLNGFIINLVGAKALLNSWFVVCGICGIAVLWTSDFFLTLVLIAAFDASGCLGGILSAISVDLFPTNYRAMAMCLILMIGRLGAMAGSNLIAYLLSINCALIFYLFGGLLLICALIGSTLTG
- the LOC131214060 gene encoding (Lyso)-N-acylphosphatidylethanolamine lipase isoform X1; its protein translation is MATVTATTGRQSSQHIGEGESSTGPKEESWCNWWTRSSFDMLRTLEKRILSYNKTPYWGRFVNIGRCVGEEDKIWTIGLNTDSPNTPLVLLHGLGAGVALWVLNLEELARERPVYAIDVLGFGRSSRPSFDNDAMVVEKQLVKSIEDWRREVDLNEMVLLGHSMGGFLAASYALSYPERLRHLIVADPWGFPEKPEDFESTVKIRTWVKPIIAVSKMLNPLWPIRVAGPYGASLVNRFRGDIVEKFTGTIADGTDISNYIHQCNAQRPTGEAAFHTMMKDFGWAKNPMIHRIVNVKPTVPITMLYGAQSWVMRTGPINTLKELRVGSYVNVQVIENSGHHIYADDAPSFNRLVNEACRATDDETRK
- the LOC131214060 gene encoding (Lyso)-N-acylphosphatidylethanolamine lipase isoform X2 gives rise to the protein MLRTLEKRILSYNKTPYWGRFVNIGRCVGEEDKIWTIGLNTDSPNTPLVLLHGLGAGVALWVLNLEELARERPVYAIDVLGFGRSSRPSFDNDAMVVEKQLVKSIEDWRREVDLNEMVLLGHSMGGFLAASYALSYPERLRHLIVADPWGFPEKPEDFESTVKIRTWVKPIIAVSKMLNPLWPIRVAGPYGASLVNRFRGDIVEKFTGTIADGTDISNYIHQCNAQRPTGEAAFHTMMKDFGWAKNPMIHRIVNVKPTVPITMLYGAQSWVMRTGPINTLKELRVGSYVNVQVIENSGHHIYADDAPSFNRLVNEACRATDDETRK